The nucleotide sequence GGTGGCTGGTGCCAGGGGCTGGACATTCCCAACGAGCTGTTCCTGGCGCTGGGGCTGGTGAGCCTGGTGGAGAACCTGCTGGTGGTGGCCGCCATCCTGAAGAACAGGAACCTGCACTCGCCCACCTACTACTTCATCTGCTGCCTGGCGGTGTCTGACATGCTGGTGAGCATCAGCAACCTGGCCGAGATGCTCttcatgctgctgctggagcacgGCGTGCTGGTGATGCGCCCCAGCATTGTCCGCCACATGGACAGCGTCATTGACATGCTCATCTGCAGCTCCGTCGTgtcttccctctccttcctgggGGTCATTGCTGTTGACCGCTACATCACCATCTTCTATGCCCTGCGCTACCACAGCATCATGACGCTGCAGCGGGCCGTGGTCACCATGGCCAGCGTCTGGCTGGTCAGCACTGTCTCCAGCACCGTCTTGATCACCTACTACCGCAGCAACAccatcctcctctgcctcatCGGCTTCTTCCTCTTCATGCTGGTCCTCATGCTGGTGCTCTACATCCACATGTTCGCCCTGGCCCGCCACCACCTCCACAGCATCTCCAGCCAGCAGAAGCCACCCACTGCCCACCGTGGTGGCAGCCTGAAGGGTGCCGTCACCCTCACCATCCTCCTGGGGGTCTTCTTTATCTGCTGGGGGCCCTTCTTCTTTCACCTCATCCTCATCGTCACCTGTCCCACCAACCCCTTCTGCACCTGCTTCTGCAGCTACTTCAAcctcttcctcatcctcatcatctGTAACTCGGTGATTGACCCCCTCATCTACGCCTTCCGGAGCCAGGAGCTCCGGCGGACGCTGCGGGAGGTGGTGACGTGCTCCTGGTAGGCAGGGGGACACCGTACAGGGCACGGCCACTCCCGCCCCGAAATGGACAGATGGACGGACGGACAGACGGACAGGACGAGCCGCGGGGTGCCCAGTCCGGGCGAGGGACTCACGGTTCCCAATAAAGGCTCTTTGCAGTGACGCTGTGGCTGGCATcgggcagccccggggggagAGGTCCCTCCCGGTCCCACCGGTCGGTCAAGGGTCACCTGCTCCCGGCAGGAACCGGGAAGGACCGGCTGGGCTGCGGGAGGCTGGACCCACGGTggggcggccccggccgcccccggACAAAGGGCCCATCACCATCGCCTTTGTTCTcgggccgcgcccgccgccgcccacctCGTCACTGACACCGGCACAGTCCCCGGTCCCGCGGGGGCGACCGACGACCGAGACCCCCAGAGTGGCCCTCCCGTACCCTGTCCCTACCCCTCCCCGTTCCGGGACGCGGTTGGGAGGGGTGTCCCGTGTGTGTCCTCCCGCCCCGCcaggccgccgccgccccgggaTTCTCCCACCGACGCCGGGCGGTCCCAGGGTCCCCGCACGGGTCCCGGGGTGTCCCCGCTCCCCGTGGGTGCCGGGGGCGTCCCCCCGGCCGTGGCCCCGCGGGTGCCGGTGTCCCCGCTCCGCCGCGGCGGGGCGTGgcaggggcggggccgggcggggcgtGGCGGGCGGTGCCGCTGCCGCAGGGCTGTTGcggcgctgcggcggcggcCGCTGATTGGCTGCGGGCGGCGGTGACGTCAGCGGCCGGCCCGGTGCGGCGGCGGGAGCCTATAAAGGatgcggcggcggccgcgccgccccccgcgctcccggtgccgctccGCTCCGGTGCCGCTCCGCTCCCGGCCCCAACCCGCTCCCGTCCCGCTCCGCTCCGGCCCGGCCGCACCATGAGGGAGATCGTCCACATCCAGGCGGGGCAATGCGGCAACCAGATCGGCGCCAAGGTAACGGcggcgccgccccgccccgcccgcagCGGCGGAGCCGGGCGGCGGACAAAGACAGAGCcgctcccccctcccctgcgCTCCCCTCCCCCGCTGCCGCCGCACCGGGAGGACAAAGCGCCCCGCCCCCCtcgcgccccccgcccccgcctTTGTCCGTCAGCACCGCGGACAgcgcccgcgccgcgccccgcccgccgctccgggggtcccggtgccccccgccctgctgagccctgcccggggTTCGGGTGTGCCCTCCGCCCGGTTCgggatttggggtggtttgggcGTCCCCCTGCCCCCGCTCCGCTGAGCCCTTTCCCGGGGTTTGAGGAGTCCTGATacccccatccctgctctggatTTTGGGCGTTTTGGGGGTCCCCCTGCCCCCGAGCCGCTAAGCCTTGTCTCAGGGTTTGAGGAGTTTTGATACCCCCGTCCCTGCTCGGAATTTTGGGTGTTTGGGGGATCGCggcgcccgcagccccgctgAGACCCGCCCAGCGGTTTGGGGAGTCCCGGTGCCCCCCgcccctccctgcccggggATTTCAGTGTTTGGGGTATCCCAGAGCCTCTtgccccacccagccctgccgaGGGATGGGAGGATCCTGGTGCCCCGTGCCTCGCCCGGGGGCCGggggctgttccagtgcctcccGCCTTGCTGAGCTCCTCGTCCTCCCCAGTTCTGGGAGGTGATCAGCGACGAACACGGCATCGACCCCAGCGGCAACTACGTGGGGGACTCAGACCTGCAGCTTGAGCGCATCAGTGTCTACTACAATGAGGCCTCTTGTAAGCGACCCCCCCTCGGAACCTCCCCCGGCGTGGTAGCCTGGCACCcccaccctgggctgggggGTGGGGCCCCAGTCTGACCCccagtgcaggaggagctgggtctgctggggtggggaggggggagcagATAGACACACCCACCCCACGGAAGTGTGGGGTGGGCAGGCACATGCACCCGCCCCGTGGGGCCATTTAGTTTGGGGCAGGGGGAAATCATGTACAGCCAGTTCCATGGGACCCTGCCATTTGGGAGGGGTCAAACATAACTCCTGCACCCCAGCCCTGTTGGACCCCAGGAGGGCAGACAGCTGTACCCACCCCCTCAGATCCTGTAGTTTGGGGGGAAAGGGGGCACTTGTGTCTCCAAGTTCATGGGACCCTGCAGTTTGGGTGGGGGCATGACACAGGCAGCCATCCCATGGGACACTGTGGTGTCGGGGGGAGAACACAAAGTCCCTGTGGTTTGGGGTGACAGGAACACCTGCACTCACCCTGTAGGATCCTGTGGTATGGGAGGGACAAAACACAGACATCCACCCAGCCCTTGGGGCCCAGAGTGGGAATGGGGGCAGACCTGTGCACCCACCCCGTGTGACTCCCACTGTTTGGGGGACAAGAGACACGCACCCATGCCATGAGcccctgggatttgggggggatATGACCTGTGCACCCAGCCCCATAGAACCCTGAAGGGTGCTGGGAAACACCtctggggtggggtgggggggcGGCTGCAGGTCCCCTCCCATCATGGGGTCTCTCTCAGCTCACAAGTACGTGCCTCGCGCCATCCTGGTGGACCTGGAGCCGGGGACGATGGACAGCGTGCGCTCGGGTGCCTTCGGCCACCTCTTCCGCCCTGACAACTTCATCTTTGGTAGGTCCCGGGTGGGGAGAAGTGCACTGTCCCCCGATgttccctccagcccctgcatcCTCAGACCAGCCCGGCCAGTCACCGTCCCCGGGGCACTTGGCGGGCTCACCCCTCCCGCGCCACGGGGCCCGGCACTGCCGGCACACCGCCAAACCTCTGCGGTTCCTGCTTCCCACCCCGCCCCGGCGTCAGATCTCACTGGTGCTGCCCGCGGCAGCGGCTGGTCCCAGCCCTGATCCTCTCCCTTGTCCCCTCAGGCTGTGGGCGTGGGGGGCCGGCGGCCATCGAagcctctttttattttttttcccagggcaGAGCGGTGCCGGGAACAACTGGGCAAAGGGGCACTACACAGAGGGGGCCGAGCTGGTGGACTCGGTGCTGGATGTGGTGCGGAAGGAGTGTGAGAACTGCGACTGCCTGCAGGGCTTCCAGCTGACCCACTCGCTGGGCGGGGGCACCGGCTCGGGCATGGGCACCCTGCTCATCAGCAAGGTGCGGGAGGAGTACCCCGACCGCATCATGAACACCTTCAGCGTGGTGCCGTCCCCCAAGGTGTCGGACACGGTGGTGGAGCCCTACAACGCCACGCTCTCCATCCACCAGCTGGTGGAGAACACGGACGAGACGTACTGCATCGACAACGAGGCGCTGTATGACATCTGCTTCCGCACCCTCAAACTGGCCACCCCCACCTACGGCGACCTCAACCACCTGGTGTCGGCCACCATGAGCGGCGTCACCACCTCCCTGCGCTTCCCTGGCCAGCTCAATGCTGACCTCCGCAAGCTGGCCGTCAATATGGTGCCCTTCCCGCGGCTGCACTTCTTCATGCCGGGCTTTGCCCCGCTGACGGCGCGCGGCAGCCAGCAGTACCGCGCCCTCACCGTGCCCGAGCTCACCCAGCAGATGTTTGATGCCAAGAACATGATGGCCGCCTGTGACCCCCGCCACGGCCGCTACCTCACCGTGGCCACTGTCTTCCGTGGCCGCATGTCCATGAAGGAGGTGGATGAACAGATGTTGGCCATCCAGAGCAAGAACAGCTCCTACTTTGTGGAGTGGATCCCCAACAATGTCAAGGTGGCCGTGTGTGACATCCCACCACGGGGGCTGAAGATGTCCTCCACCTTCATCGGGAACAGCACAGCCATCCAGGAGCTCTTCAAGCGCATCTCGGAGCAGTTCACAGCCATGTTCCGCCGCAAAGCCTTCCTGCACTGGTACACGGGCGAGGGGATGGACGAGATGGAGTTCACCGAGGCCGAGAGCAACATGAATGACCTGGTGTCCGAGTACCAGCAGTACCAGGACGCCACGGCCGAGGAGGAGGGTGAGATGTACGAGGACGACGAGGAGGAGTCGGAGGCGCAGGGCGCCAAGTGacgcccgccgccgccccccggcaCTGCCCGCAGCCCCCCCGGCTTCGCGCTGCTGCACCCCCAGGTGCTCCCCCTGCCGTCCCCTCAGTGTCTCCTGGTCCCATCCCCCTCTGAGCCGGCTCGGCCCCTCGCCCCCCTTCCTACCTCCCCCCTTTTCGTTTTTTACTGGTTTGtgtcttattattttttttgaaTACTTAATAAATTTATTGCTGTCCAGGTACTACTTGTCTGTGGCTGCTGGGtaggggggacaggggacacccaCATGGTCCAGCCCCTCTAGCCATGCCCAGGCAGGGGAAGCGTCTGGGAAGCCCCCACGCACTGCCCTTCTGCTCCTCAGATCCAGCTGCCCCCGGCAGGCTGTGCCTTTGTCCCCACTGTCACCCTTCTCCATGCTGGGAGGGTGTGGCAGGCACCTCCCTGGGCCAGGACACAGCTGGCCCTTTGTTCCCCCAACTGAGGTGGTAGCACAGACCCCAGGGACTCCGGGGTGTTTCCCCAGGGCTCGTGTGTGCTCAGTCGTGGAGGACCCAGGACACTCCTGGATCTGAGCCCCCCAGCTTTGGAGGCCATTGGCCGGTAGGACTGTGGGCTATAGGAACAACGGGCTATAGGGATGGGGACAATGGGGCTaggggctgtggggatggggacactggggatggAGGCTGTAGGGGTGGGGTCTGTAGGGGTGGAGACAGTGGGGATGGAGGCTGCGGGTTGTGGCGATGGGGGCAGTAGGGGTGGGGACAGTGCGGGTGGCAGCTGTGGGGCCGGGGCctgcaggggtggggacagtgCGGGTGGCAGCTGTGGGGCCGGGGGCTGTAGGGTGGGGACAGTGCGGATGtcgcggcgcggccccgcccgggcGCAGTGCGGTCTGCCGGCCGACAGGGGGCGGCAGCACGCAGGGCCTGAGGGGCGGGGCCTGGCAGGGGCGTGGCCTGGCGGGGGCGTGGCCtggcgggggcggggcctggcgggcgcggcggcgcgCGGCGgtgagcggggcgggggcgctGCCCCCTGGCGGGCGCGCGGGAGGGGCCGCGCCGggcgcgggggctgcggggacagcgcggggacagcgcggggacagcgcggggacagcgggggacagcgggggacagcgggggacagCGCGGCCCTCGGGGCACCGGGATGGGCGGACGGTGCCGGTACGTGGTAACCGTGGGCCGGAGCgggcggtggcggcggggcagggcgggggcaCGGGCGTGGGAGGAGGAGAGACGCGTCTGTCTGCGGGGACAGATACGGGAACAGGGACGGGAACGGAGACGGGGTATGGTGCCAGGACCGGGGTATCGGGAACGGTGCTGGGGTGTTGGTGCTTGTGACAGAATGCCGGTGACGGTGTGTCGGTGTTTGTGTCAGTGCCGGTGTTTCGGTGGCAGTGCCGGTGTGTCGGTGTTTGTGTCAGTGTCGGTGTTTGTGTCAGTGCCGGTGTGTCGGTGTTTGTGCCCGTGTGTCGGTGTTTGTGCCAGTGCTGGGGTTTCTGTGGGTGTACCGGGGTGTCAGTGACAGTGAGGAGGTGTTGGTGTAGGGGTGCCGGTGACAGGGTTTCGATGTTGATGTTGGGATGTCGTGCCGGTGCCGGTACCCCCGGTGGGTGTACTGGGGTGTCGCTGCTGGTGAGGAAGTGTCAGTGCTGAGGTGGCACTGTGCCAGGTGCCAGGGTGTTGGTGTCGGGGTGTCACTGCTGGTAACAAGGTGTTGGTGACTGTGTTGCTGGTGCTGTCATCGCTGGCGCTGGGACATCAGTGCCAGTGCTGGAGTGTCGGTGCTATGACagggtgctggtgacagtgtCGGTGCTGCTGAGGTGCTATTGGTGCCTGTGATGGGGTGATTGTGCTGGTGATACAGTGTGAGTGCCCGTGgtgggctgctggtgctggtgccGGTGCCAGTGCTAGTGCTGATGCCAGTGCTGGGGTAGCTGAGGCAGTGTCCACTCCCCAGCAGGACGGTGGCAATGGCATCAGATGAGCGGCTTGCCCGCTTCCGCCAGGCCCACCTGAACCCCTTCAACAAGACCCCCGAGCAGCCGGAGCGCCCCGACGGAGAATCCCCTGCCCCAGGTGGGTGCTGATTCCCCCCCGATCCCTGTCCCACACTGGGGTGGGCAGCCAGGCCCAGCCCTTCCATGGTACCCCCTGTTCTGGGGGTGGGTTCAGCCCCCCCATGAGACCCCACTTTGCAGCCCAGCAGCCGGATCCCACCCCCGGGGACCCCGAGGGCGCCCTGGACCTGGGGCTGGCCGAGGACCACTTCTCCCGCCCCGTGGTGAGTGGGGTGGGTGTTGTGGGGATGGGAGGGGGATCTGGGGGGCTCAgctcaccctcctcctcctctggtgGTGTGGCAGGGGCTGATCCTGGCGTCGGACGTGCCGCAGCTGCGCCGGGCCATTGAGGAGTGCAAGCGGGTGATCCTGGCACTGCCCGAGCACTCGGAGCGGCAGAAGGACGCTGTGGTCCGGCTCATCCACCTCCGCCTcaagctgcaggagctgaaggtggggctgaggctggagctggggccaGAGACTCTCTGTGGCTGGGgctcccatccctggcagtgtccaaggtcaggttggacaggccttggagcaacctggcatagtggaagttgtccctgcccatggcaggacaTGGAATGGGATGAGGTCTAAGGTTCAAgccaagccattctgtgattctttagTTCTCTGACCGCCCTCTTTCCCCCTGCAGGACCCTGGTGAGGATGAGCCCAACATCCGGGTGGTCCTGGAGCATCGTTTCTACAAGGAGAAGAGCAAGAGCGTCAAGCAGATGTGTGACAAGTGCAGCACCATCATCTGGGGGCTCATCCAGACCTGGTACACCTGCACAGGTGGGTCTGGCACACCCCCCCATGTCCCTGTTTCCCCCATCCCCACACTGACACCCACCTGTGCCCCCCAGGCTGCTACTACCGGTGCCACAGCAAGTGCCTGCCGCTGGTGAGCCGGCCGTGCGTGCGGGCCCAGGTGAGCCATCAGGCCGAGTACCAGCTCAGCATCTGCCCTGAGAGCGGACTGGACAGCCAGGACTATCGCTGTGCCGAGTGCCGGGCCCCCATCTCCCTCCgtgagcccctgctgctgccggggggctggggccagctctggggctgggggagctgggggctctggggctctgtggggctggaggaaACGGGGGTTGGAGAGGCTGAGGGTAGCTGGTAGttgggggctctgtggggctgagaTGAGCTGGGAGCTCTGTGGGTCTAGGGACTTCATGCAGCTCTGTGGGACTGAGGGGTTATGTGGCTGaggggggctgaggggaggtGGGAGCTTGTGGGGCTCTGTGAGGCTGGGGGGCACTGCCTggagctgaggggctgtgggctgggaggTGTGTGGAGCTGGTAGGAGCTGAAGGTTTGGGCTCTGGGCGCTGGGAGTTACAGGGATCTGGGGAAGGTGACACTGGGGCCCTGCCATGTCCCCAGGGGTTGCTGGGTGTCCTGGGGGCACACACAGGGTGTGGggtgagcagagagcagggcggtgccagtgccagccccatgccagccctgtgccaccacagGGGGGGTGCCCAGCGAGGCCCGGCAGTGCGACTACACCGGCCTCTACtactgctccagctgccactgGAACGACCTGGCCGTGGTGCCCGCCCGTGCCATCCACAACTGGGACTTCGAGCCCCGCAAGGTGCCCTGGCATGGGGTGGGGGCCTGGGTAGAGGCCACCTGGGGGTCATGTCCTTGGTcatgggggtccctggggggcATGTCCCTTGATAGAGGTCACATGGGGATCCCATCCCTGATCTTGCATGTACCTGGGGACCATGGCCTTGTGCAGATGTCACTCAGGGGACCACATCCCTGGTCATGGGGGCCCTGTCCCATGTTATGGGGGTCATTGGACGGAGATCACTTGAGGGGAAGCCatgtcccctgggctgtgtccccagggccgTGTCCCTGTGATGggtccctggcaggggtggtggcagcagggctggcactgacGGTGGCCCTGGCGGTGTTGGGCAGGTGTCACGGTGCAGCATGAGGTACCTGGCACTGATGGTGTCTCGGCCGGTGCTGAAGCTGAAGGAAATCAACCCACTGCTCTTCAACTACGTGGAGGAGCTGGTGGAGATCCGGGTGAGTGCTGGATCTAGGGAGGACACCCCATAAGGGCAGGGGACACCACAGAGGACCTGTGGGGTATGCAGGAGGCTGGGGGACCCCAGTGGCACCCACTGAGTCCCACAGAGAGgtgggggatttggggcagaGGGTGCCCAGACTGTACAGGGCTGAGCTTGACCCAATCGGGTCTTTTTCTTGTTATGCTCCTGTCTTCATCCCATTAACaaccctgtccccatccccatcctcatcctccccctGCCATTGCCCTTTTCCCTATGGTCCTATTCCTGTCCCCAtctctgtccccattcctgtccATATTCCCATTCCATCCCTGTCCTCATTCCTActcccattcctgtccccattcctgtcTGTATTTCCATCCCAtctctgtccccattcccatcccatcccattcgtgtccccttccccatcctcatcctgtcCCATTCTCACACTGTCTcatccttgtccctgtccccatcctgcccctgcctgttttcctgtccttgtctcatccctgcccctccacccattcctgtccccattcccaccccaccctgtgccctgcagaagCTGCGCCAGGACATCCTGCTGATGAAGCCCTACTTCATCACCTGCAAGGAGGCGATGGAGGcgcggctgctgctgcaggtcaggccggggctggggccaggcGTGGCGGTGATGGTCACACGGTGGTGGCAGTCACAGTGGTGGTGGTCACACAGCGGTGGCTGTCACACAGCAGTGGCAGTCACAGTGGTGGTGGTCACACAGCAGTGGCGGTCACACGGTGGTGGCAGTCACAGTGGTGGTGGTCACACAGCAGGGTGGTCACAGTGCCCCGCTTGCCCACAGCTGCAGGACCGGCAGCACTTTGTGGAGAACGATGAGATGTACTCGCTGCAGGACCTGATCGACATCGAGGCCGGGCGCCTCGGCTGCTCCCTCACCGAGATCCACACGCTCTTTGCCAAGCACATCAAGCTGGACTGTGAGGTGAGCCCGTGTtgtggggcagagcagtggggagACCCCCGTGGGGCCGCTGCAGGGCTGGCGGGTCACCATTGtcacctcctg is from Prinia subflava isolate CZ2003 ecotype Zambia chromosome 13, Cam_Psub_1.2, whole genome shotgun sequence and encodes:
- the DEF8 gene encoding differentially expressed in FDCP 8 homolog isoform X3; this encodes MASDERLARFRQAHLNPFNKTPEQPERPDGESPAPAQQPDPTPGDPEGALDLGLAEDHFSRPVGLILASDVPQLRRAIEECKRVILALPEHSERQKDAVVRLIHLRLKLQELKDPGEDEPNIRVVLEHRFYKEKSKSVKQMCDKCSTIIWGLIQTWYTCTGCYYRCHSKCLPLVSRPCVRAQVSHQAEYQLSICPESGLDSQDYRCAECRAPISLRGVPSEARQCDYTGLYYCSSCHWNDLAVVPARAIHNWDFEPRKVSRCSMRYLALMVSRPVLKLKEINPLLFNYVEELVEIRKLRQDILLMKPYFITCKEAMEARLLLQLQDRQHFVENDEMYSLQDLIDIEAGRLGCSLTEIHTLFAKHIKLDCERCQAKGFVCELCREGDVLFPFDSHTSVCADCSAVFHRYRLAGAGYGDRGVAGGDPTLSPPSRDCYYDNSTTCPRCARLSLRKQSLFQDSGTESEP
- the DEF8 gene encoding differentially expressed in FDCP 8 homolog isoform X4, producing the protein MGGRCRRTVAMASDERLARFRQAHLNPFNKTPEQPERPDGESPAPAQQPDPTPGDPEGALDLGLAEDHFSRPVGLILASDVPQLRRAIEECKRVILALPEHSERQKDAVVRLIHLRLKLQELKDPGEDEPNIRVVLEHRFYKEKSKSVKQMCDKCSTIIWGLIQTWYTCTGCYYRCHSKCLPLVSRPCVRAQVSHQAEYQLSICPESGLDSQDYRCAECRAPISLRGVPSEARQCDYTGLYYCSSCHWNDLAVVPARAIHNWDFEPRKVSRCSMRYLALMVSRPVLKLKEINPLLFNYVEELVEIRKLRQDILLMKPYFITCKEAMEARLLLQLQDRQHFVENDEMYSLQDLIDIEAGRLGCSLTEIHTLFAKHIKLDCERCQAKGFVCELCREGDVLFPFDSHTSVCADCSAVFHRDCYYDNSTTCPRCARLSLRKQSLFQDSGTESEP
- the MC1R gene encoding melanocyte-stimulating hormone receptor, whose product is MSTLAPLRLLREPSNASEGNQSNATVGASGGWCQGLDIPNELFLALGLVSLVENLLVVAAILKNRNLHSPTYYFICCLAVSDMLVSISNLAEMLFMLLLEHGVLVMRPSIVRHMDSVIDMLICSSVVSSLSFLGVIAVDRYITIFYALRYHSIMTLQRAVVTMASVWLVSTVSSTVLITYYRSNTILLCLIGFFLFMLVLMLVLYIHMFALARHHLHSISSQQKPPTAHRGGSLKGAVTLTILLGVFFICWGPFFFHLILIVTCPTNPFCTCFCSYFNLFLILIICNSVIDPLIYAFRSQELRRTLREVVTCSW
- the TUBB3 gene encoding tubulin beta-3 chain, with translation MREIVHIQAGQCGNQIGAKFWEVISDEHGIDPSGNYVGDSDLQLERISVYYNEASSHKYVPRAILVDLEPGTMDSVRSGAFGHLFRPDNFIFGQSGAGNNWAKGHYTEGAELVDSVLDVVRKECENCDCLQGFQLTHSLGGGTGSGMGTLLISKVREEYPDRIMNTFSVVPSPKVSDTVVEPYNATLSIHQLVENTDETYCIDNEALYDICFRTLKLATPTYGDLNHLVSATMSGVTTSLRFPGQLNADLRKLAVNMVPFPRLHFFMPGFAPLTARGSQQYRALTVPELTQQMFDAKNMMAACDPRHGRYLTVATVFRGRMSMKEVDEQMLAIQSKNSSYFVEWIPNNVKVAVCDIPPRGLKMSSTFIGNSTAIQELFKRISEQFTAMFRRKAFLHWYTGEGMDEMEFTEAESNMNDLVSEYQQYQDATAEEEGEMYEDDEEESEAQGAK
- the DEF8 gene encoding differentially expressed in FDCP 8 homolog isoform X2, whose translation is MGGRCRTVAMASDERLARFRQAHLNPFNKTPEQPERPDGESPAPAQQPDPTPGDPEGALDLGLAEDHFSRPVGLILASDVPQLRRAIEECKRVILALPEHSERQKDAVVRLIHLRLKLQELKDPGEDEPNIRVVLEHRFYKEKSKSVKQMCDKCSTIIWGLIQTWYTCTGCYYRCHSKCLPLVSRPCVRAQVSHQAEYQLSICPESGLDSQDYRCAECRAPISLRGVPSEARQCDYTGLYYCSSCHWNDLAVVPARAIHNWDFEPRKVSRCSMRYLALMVSRPVLKLKEINPLLFNYVEELVEIRKLRQDILLMKPYFITCKEAMEARLLLQLQDRQHFVENDEMYSLQDLIDIEAGRLGCSLTEIHTLFAKHIKLDCERCQAKGFVCELCREGDVLFPFDSHTSVCADCSAVFHRYRLAGAGYGDRGVAGGDPTLSPPSRDCYYDNSTTCPRCARLSLRKQSLFQDSGTESEP
- the DEF8 gene encoding differentially expressed in FDCP 8 homolog isoform X1, whose amino-acid sequence is MGGRCRRTVAMASDERLARFRQAHLNPFNKTPEQPERPDGESPAPAQQPDPTPGDPEGALDLGLAEDHFSRPVGLILASDVPQLRRAIEECKRVILALPEHSERQKDAVVRLIHLRLKLQELKDPGEDEPNIRVVLEHRFYKEKSKSVKQMCDKCSTIIWGLIQTWYTCTGCYYRCHSKCLPLVSRPCVRAQVSHQAEYQLSICPESGLDSQDYRCAECRAPISLRGVPSEARQCDYTGLYYCSSCHWNDLAVVPARAIHNWDFEPRKVSRCSMRYLALMVSRPVLKLKEINPLLFNYVEELVEIRKLRQDILLMKPYFITCKEAMEARLLLQLQDRQHFVENDEMYSLQDLIDIEAGRLGCSLTEIHTLFAKHIKLDCERCQAKGFVCELCREGDVLFPFDSHTSVCADCSAVFHRYRLAGAGYGDRGVAGGDPTLSPPSRDCYYDNSTTCPRCARLSLRKQSLFQDSGTESEP
- the DEF8 gene encoding differentially expressed in FDCP 8 homolog isoform X5, whose product is MGGRCRTVAMASDERLARFRQAHLNPFNKTPEQPERPDGESPAPAQQPDPTPGDPEGALDLGLAEDHFSRPVGLILASDVPQLRRAIEECKRVILALPEHSERQKDAVVRLIHLRLKLQELKDPGEDEPNIRVVLEHRFYKEKSKSVKQMCDKCSTIIWGLIQTWYTCTGCYYRCHSKCLPLVSRPCVRAQVSHQAEYQLSICPESGLDSQDYRCAECRAPISLRGVPSEARQCDYTGLYYCSSCHWNDLAVVPARAIHNWDFEPRKVSRCSMRYLALMVSRPVLKLKEINPLLFNYVEELVEIRKLRQDILLMKPYFITCKEAMEARLLLQLQDRQHFVENDEMYSLQDLIDIEAGRLGCSLTEIHTLFAKHIKLDCERCQAKGFVCELCREGDVLFPFDSHTSVCADCSAVFHRDCYYDNSTTCPRCARLSLRKQSLFQDSGTESEP